From the Ascaphus truei isolate aAscTru1 chromosome 12 unlocalized genomic scaffold, aAscTru1.hap1 SUPER_12_unloc_6, whole genome shotgun sequence genome, one window contains:
- the LOC142473784 gene encoding histone H1-like — protein sequence MAETAPAPPPPAESAAKKKQPKKAAGASKSRPAKSGPSVSDLIVRAVSASKERSGVSLSALKKALAAGGYDVEKNNSRLKLALKGLVSKETLIQLKGSGASGSFKLNKKQLESKEKAAKKKDVGKPKKPVAKKPAKSPKKPKKAPAGVKKSPKKVKKPAAAKKPAKSPKKSKAAKPRKAVKSPAAKKAAKPKTAKSPAKAKAAKPKAAKPKRAAAPKK from the coding sequence atggccgagaccgctcctgctcctcctcctccagctgaaagcgccgccaagaagaagcagccgaaGAAAGCGGCCGGAGCCTCGAAAAGCCGCCCAGCAAAGTCCGGTCCCAGCGTGTCCGATCTGATAGTGAGAGCTGTGTCCGCCTCTAAGGAGCGCAGCGGGGTCTCCCTGTCCGCTCTGAAGAAGGCTCTGGCTGCAGGAGGCTACGATGTGGAGAAGAATAACAGCCGCCTGAAGCTGGCTCTCAAGGGCTTGGTGAGCAAGGAAACCCTGATCCAGCTGAAAGGGAGCGGAGCCTCCGGATCGTTCAAGCTGAATAAGAAGCAGctggagagcaaggagaaggcggccAAGAAAAAGGATGTGGGGAAACCCAAGAAGCCAGTGGCAAAGAAACCCGCCAAGTCCCCCAAGAAACCCAAAAAGGCTCCGGCGGGAGTGAAGAAAAGCCCCAAAAAGGTCAAGAAACCGGCGGCCGCCAAGAAGCCAGCAAAAAGCCCGAAGAAGTCTAAAGCTGCCAAGCCCAGGAAGGCTGTGAAGAGCCCGGCGGCTAAAAAGGCTGCGAAGCCAAAAACTGCTAAGAGTCCAGCTAAGGCCAAGGCAGCCAAACCCAAAGCAGCAAAGCCCAAGAGGGCGGCAGCTCCTAAGAAGTGA
- the LOC142473780 gene encoding LOW QUALITY PROTEIN: histone H4-like (The sequence of the model RefSeq protein was modified relative to this genomic sequence to represent the inferred CDS: deleted 1 base in 1 codon), whose translation MTGRGKGGKGLGKGGAKRHRKVLRDNIQGITKPAIRRLARRGGVKRISGLIYEETRGVLKVFLENVIRDAVTYTEHAKRKTVTAMDVVYALKRQGRTLYGFGG comes from the exons ATGACTGGTCGCGGC AAAGGAGGAAAAGGGCTCGGGAAAGGAGGTGCCAAGAGGCACAGGAAGGTTCTTCGTGACAACATCCAAGGCATTACCAAGCCAGCTATCCGCCGCCTGGCTCGCAGAGGAGGGGTGAAGCGCATCTCCGGTCTCATCTATGAAGAGACCCGTGGGGTGCTCAAGGTTTTCCTGGAGAATGTGATCCGGGACGCGGTCACCTACACCGAGCACGCTAAGAGGAAGACAGTCACCGCTATGGACGTGGTGTATGCTCTCAAGCGCCAGGGCCGCACTCTCTATGGATTCGGAGGCTAA
- the LOC142473785 gene encoding histone H3, producing MARTKQTARKSTGGKAPRKQLATKAARKSAPATGGVKKPHRYRPGTVALREIRRYQKSTELLIRKLPFQRLVREIAQDFKTDLRFQSSAVMALQEASEAYLVGLFEDTNLCAIHAKRVTIMPKDIQLARRIRGERA from the coding sequence atggcccggaccaagcagaccgcccggaaatccaccggAGGGAAGGCTCCCCGTAAGCAGCTAGCGACCAAGGCTGCCAGAAAGAGCGCTCCGGCCACCGGCGGAGTGAAGAAGCCTCACCGCTACCGGCCCGGTACTGTGGCTCTCAGGGAGATCCGCCGCTACCAGAAGTCCACCGAGCTGCTCATCCGCAAGCTGCCCTTCCAGCGCCTGGTCCGGGAGATCGCCCAGGACTTCAAGACTGACCTGCGCTTCCAGAGCTCGGCTGTCATGGCTCTGCAGGAGGCCAGCGAGGCTTATCTGGTGGGGCTCTTCGAGGACACCAACCTGTGCGCTATCCACGCCAAGAGGGTCACCATCATGCCTAAGGACATCCAGCTGGCCCGCAggatcagaggggagagagcttaG